A stretch of the Thiocystis violascens DSM 198 genome encodes the following:
- a CDS encoding N-acyl amino acid synthase FeeM domain-containing protein translates to MAIQLKVACSPQEIDDALWLRHHVYVTEEGLYEGKNWPDQRIVDRFDVIPKVAHILAYDRNTPVGGIRLNCETRLGLPPERYFDFRFHLRSLAHTSIHHTTPPIIASGGMLAVRKGWRQRRDVILAIYRVAAGVFFSWDVTRIIATVSHKSASMYHRMGFVSVADQIWNPEIGDHIVPIMADAKNYYRWAFGESQIPINPIWQERRRSSCDDCHRLIIEDPPMTAAPAKFSFN, encoded by the coding sequence ATGGCAATCCAATTAAAAGTGGCCTGCAGCCCACAAGAAATCGACGACGCGCTCTGGCTCAGACATCACGTCTACGTGACGGAGGAAGGCCTCTATGAGGGGAAGAACTGGCCTGACCAACGAATTGTCGATCGGTTCGACGTAATCCCGAAAGTGGCTCACATCCTTGCCTATGACAGAAACACTCCCGTGGGAGGCATCCGGCTGAATTGCGAAACAAGGTTAGGACTCCCGCCAGAACGTTACTTCGATTTCCGATTTCATCTCCGTTCCCTTGCGCATACATCGATCCATCACACTACACCACCGATCATCGCTTCTGGAGGGATGCTGGCGGTCCGCAAAGGCTGGCGGCAACGTCGGGATGTCATCCTCGCGATCTACCGGGTTGCGGCAGGCGTCTTCTTTTCATGGGACGTTACACGGATCATCGCAACCGTCAGCCATAAATCGGCATCCATGTACCATCGAATGGGATTTGTCTCCGTCGCGGACCAAATCTGGAACCCGGAAATCGGAGACCATATCGTCCCGATCATGGCGGATGCGAAAAACTACTACCGATGGGCGTTCGGCGAGTCGCAGATTCCCATCAATCCCATTTGGCAAGAACGCCGAAGGTCTAGCTGCGACGATTGCCATCGCCTGATCATCGAAGATCCACCCATGACCGCGGCACCCGCCAAATTCAGCTTCAATTAG